TGGCTGTTTGTCGTAGCTGTTATTTTGATGGGCATAGCCCAATATTTCTGGTGGAGAAAAATTAAAGGTGAAAATTTCAAAGCTTTAAGCACACCGCTTTTAGTTTCGATGGTTATATCTATGCTTGTAATTCTTCTCACCAAAGTAGATGACTGGAAATACGTTATTTTGGTAACGGGCTCTATCTTTTCTATTGTGGCAAATGGCTCTATTCTTATTGACCTTTTTAGAGGTAAAATAAAAGTAGCTGGTGGTGCCATCAGTCATATTGGTGTAGCATTAATGCTTTTAGGAATTATGTTTTCATCAGCCTATGAGAAAACCGTTTCTATCAACACCACGCAAACTGAGCTTTTCACGGATTCTGAGAAAGAAAGCAGAGAAAACGTTTTATTATGGCTTAACAGACCATATGAGTTACCAGAGTTCTCACTTACTTATAAGGGTCAGTTTGTTGACGTTAGAGAGGTTCCTGGCTTTATAGAAAAACGTTTTATTCAGCCAATCATTGGTTCAGGTTATAAAGGTATTGCTAGAGCCGATATTGTGGATGGTTCTGATACGCTAAGATATCGTTCTGACACCGTAGAATACGAAGCGGAGAACACCTATTATCAAATAGCCTACGAGCTTAAAAATGGCGAAAAATATAACCTTTACCCAAGATACCAGATAAATCAAAAAATGGGTAATGTGGCTTCTCCTGACATTAAGCGTTTCTGGAACAAAGATGTTTACTCGCATGTAAACTACGTTCAAAATGAGGAAGAACGCGAGTGGAGCATTCCGATGGACTATAATGTAGCATTAAGAGATACTTTCTTTTTAAATGATTATGTAGCCATACTGGATGATGTAATTGGCGTTAGAGAGGTAGATGGCATGGCTTTAAAGCCTGGAGATGCGGCTGCCATGGCCAATTTGAGAATCTTAGAAAGGGATGGCGAAAAACTACTGAGACCTACTTTTGTTATAAAGGATAATCAAGTTTGGAGTAAACCAGTGGTGAGTAATGAGCTTGGTTTACGAGTACAGCTAAATCAGATAGACCCAATCACAGGAAATTTCACTTTTGGTATATCGCGTAGCGAAAGAGAGTACATTGTATTAAAGGCTATAGAAAAGCCCTTAATCAACCTTCTTTGGATAGGAATCATACTTCTGATTATCGGCATTCTATTCTCGTCTTACAGACGATTTAAGATTGCTATGAAGTAGTTTCTCTTAGAATTTGTACAGTATTACCTTTACTCTCTTCATAAAAGAGTTCGGCTAATTAAAATTATCAATTTTTTAGTAAAACGCTGATAGACTTTTGTCTTCTATCAGCGTTTGAATCACGACTTAATAGCTTCTTTTAAGTCTTTCATGTATAGAGTATAAACCAATAACTACAGGTTTATATTCTACGCCAAGTACTTTCTTGCTCTTTCTTACCAAACTAAATATAGTTTTTTCTTGACCTACTAGAAAACAAATTTTTCTAGCGTTTTAAGTATAATCGACAGGTAGAATGAACCTGCTCTAAACTTTGCCCCTTAGAATAAAAACGACCTAGCTAGGTTTGAGTATTTAAATCCAGCTAAAATGAAAAAGTCAAAGAGACGTAAAATACTTAATGAACAAAAAATGTGGAAAGGGCGATTTCAGTTAGTTAGGATTGCTGTTCAAGTCGCTATGTATATAGTTACATTTATCTCACTTTTAACCTTCTTTATTTCAAAAGGTCTTTTGAACAAGGACTTTGACATTCGAGAAATAATCCCGCTATTTTGCCCATTATGAACATTAGCAAATAAAGTCTGATTACGTATTTTCTCAGTACCCTTAAAAAGGAAAAAACCCCGGGATACCCAGGGCCTTTCTCAACTTTATAGCCATGAAAACTAAATCTTTGACTAAGCTAATTCTAGCTTCAAGTCGTTTATCTTTTTTCTAACTGAAGTGTCTATTTGAGTATCACCTACTCTAAGCACATATCCTCCAATCAGTTCTTTATCAATTCTTTCTTCTAATTCCACAGTCATGCCACTTGCATCTTTAACAATCTTAATAAACTCCTCTCTCTGAGCAGCTGTTAAAGGCTCCACTGTAGTAACGATAGCCTGCTCAATATTATTAAGCTTAACATACAGTTTTTGAAACTCAGAAGCGATAGACCTTATCAGGCTTTCCCTGTTCTTCCTAGTTAAGACGTCAAAAATTGAATAAGTCACAGGATTAACACGAGATTCGAAAATATTTTTCAAAATCGTCCTTTTCTTGTCATGTCTCACAATAGGATTAGCCATTACAGCCTCAAATTCACTATTCTGTTCACAAACATCAGTAAAAAATTTCATGTCATTATTGACATCTTCTACCACTTTTTGTTCAATCGCAAAGTCAATTAAAGCCTTTGCATATCTGTAAGCTACTACCGCGTCTGACATTTTTATTTTTTATCTAACCCGACTCATTCTTAAAAGTAAATCTAATAAGTCTGGCTTAATATCTAGTTAATACTACTTAATATTATCCTAAGAAATTATTTAACGAGGCGAAAAATTAGTTAAGGTTAGCCTCTCCTATTAATTCCGTCACTAAATTAGAGTGAGCATCTTTAGAGGTCAACTCTCTCTTAATTACTTTCTCAGCAATTTCAATTGATAAAGAAGCTATTTCTTTTTTCAAATCTGAAATCATAGCCGTTCTATCTTGAGCCAAAGTAGCTCTAGCGTCCGACATAATTTTATTTGCTTCAGCACTTGCTTTATCCTTAGCTTCAGAAACCATTCTATTGGTAGTTTCTTTAGCTTCTTTAATCATCTTGTCTCTTTCAGCTCTTGCTTCTGCCAATAACTTTTCGTTATCAGATTTCAGCTTTGCCATTTCTGCTCTGGTCTCTTCAGCCATTTTCAGGGCAGAACTAATTTCGTCTTCTCTTTCACCAAGAGCAGATAAAATACCTTTCCAAGCAAATTTCTTTAAAACAAAGAACAATGTAAGAAAGATAAGGGCTTGCCAAGCAATAAGACCAATACCGGGAGTTAATAATTCCATGATGTATCTAAAAAATTAATCTTTTTAAAATAAAAAGTTTTGCTCTGACACCTAATGTGAACAGAGCAAAACAATTGTTGCAATTATCCAAGAACGGCCAAAAGACCAACAACCACACCAAATAAGGCTACAGCCTCAATAAGTGCAGCGATGATAATCATCATTGACTGGATTTTTCCTGCAGCTTCTGGCTGACGAGCAACGCCCTCCATAGCAGATCCACCAATTTTACCAATTCCGATTCCTGCAGCGATCGCAGCAAGACCAGCACCGATAGCACCACCCATTGCAGCTAAGCCAGCACCTGATTCAGTGGCAGCTTGTAAAAGAATGTTTAACAAAGACATTTGTAAAACGATTTATAGTTAAAAAAAAACAAATACAAATTAATGATCGTGATGCTCTTCAATAGCACTTCCGATATACATTGATGACAGTAAAGTAAATATATAAGCCTGTATAAAAGCAACTAATATCTCAATTAGAGACATCATGGTACCAATGGCCCAAACTCCACCACCTACGGCATAATTCTTAAATAAGAAAATTAAGCCTATAAAACTTAACAGGATAATGTGACCACCTGTAATATTAGCAAATAAACGAATAGTTAAGGATGCTGGTTTCATGAAAACTCCAATAGCCTCAATTATCCAGAACAATGGCTTTAACCATCCTGGAACACCTGGAGGAGCTACTAAGTGCATCCAGTAGTTTTTATTAGCCTTTACATGAACAATAACGAAGGTAAAAATAGCTAGCGTTAAAGTAACAGCGATGTTACCTGTAAGGTTAGCAGCACCTGGCGTTAAGCCTACCAAGTTATTCACTAATATAAAGAAGAACAATGTTAGCATGTAGGGCAAATAAGCCTTGTACTTAGGCCCAATATTAGGCTTAACCACTTCATCTCTAATTGTAAGAATTACAGGTTCAAAGAAGGATTGAATCCCAGAAGGGGCTTTTCCTTTATTCTTTTTATACCCTCTGCCTACTGCCAAAAATACCGCAATTAGAATAATAGCACTTAAGAAAAGCGAGGCTACGTTTTTAGTAATAGAGAAATCCCACACCGTAGCATGATGATCATCTGCTAATGATATTTTTTCATGATGATTAACATAAGGCCCGTAAACCCCACTATTTTCATCAAATCTAGCTGATGAAAATACATCTATACCATGCTCTTGAGAATAAAGAATGACAGGTAAGGGCAATTTCACTCCATGAGCAAACTCCCAGCCGTGTTCGTCAAGAATATGATGCATAATCATACCTCCCATATCGAAGGCTTCTTCTGCATGATCTTCATGTCTTTCTACAAAATCGGCGTCAGCCTCCTCATGTACAGCATTCACTGGTGCTGTCTGCTCATCCTGTGAGAATGAAACAAACGTAGAAAAAACTGATAATAAAACAGTTAAGAGTAACTTTTTAAACATTTCTTAGGTCTTCTGTTTGATGACTTTTTCTAGTCTCTGCTAAAATCGACGCAAGGTACGATATAAACCGAAAATTTCAAACAAGGTGAAAAATAAATATAGTACAAAAAAGTCAGCAATAAAGAGCTTAACGTTTTCTACTCTTATATAAAGACCTATTCCAACAAAAATACCAGATGCCACAAACCTAATAATTACTGTAGATAGATAAAACTGTATGAATTTCTCTCCCTTATCCCTCATTCCTTGTTTTAAGATAACATGAAACAGATACGATATCGCTCCAAAGAATACAAGCATTATGTATTTATTAGGGTGTAAATACTGCACAAAACCAAAATAGTCAGCTAGGAAAAATACAATTAAAATAAAGATATACGGTAGAATTGTTCTGAGCATAAAAGCACTTTAAATTGATTGTTCTTTTCAGACGGCAATTTACAAAATATCAGAACTATCTCTCCTGAAATCAAAATGTAGTTCAATAGTGTATGAAGTCTTATGAAAATATTCCCAATATATAATATGGTAATATTTCAAGGCAACACTTGAAAGTTATCCACACTTTTCTCATAAGAGATAGGACTAAAATAAGATGCAAGCTTTACACCCCTTTTATAAAAAAATAAAATAGTTTTTTTGCTAGTCTTAAGCCACTTCATTTCACTAAGTTTGTATCCTTTTCTTCAAGAAAAGTGGCTATTTAAT
This sequence is a window from Arcticibacterium luteifluviistationis. Protein-coding genes within it:
- the atpH gene encoding ATP synthase F1 subunit delta, yielding MSDAVVAYRYAKALIDFAIEQKVVEDVNNDMKFFTDVCEQNSEFEAVMANPIVRHDKKRTILKNIFESRVNPVTYSIFDVLTRKNRESLIRSIASEFQKLYVKLNNIEQAIVTTVEPLTAAQREEFIKIVKDASGMTVELEERIDKELIGGYVLRVGDTQIDTSVRKKINDLKLELA
- the atpF gene encoding F0F1 ATP synthase subunit B, with translation MELLTPGIGLIAWQALIFLTLFFVLKKFAWKGILSALGEREDEISSALKMAEETRAEMAKLKSDNEKLLAEARAERDKMIKEAKETTNRMVSEAKDKASAEANKIMSDARATLAQDRTAMISDLKKEIASLSIEIAEKVIKRELTSKDAHSNLVTELIGEANLN
- the atpE gene encoding ATP synthase F0 subunit C, which codes for MSLLNILLQAATESGAGLAAMGGAIGAGLAAIAAGIGIGKIGGSAMEGVARQPEAAGKIQSMMIIIAALIEAVALFGVVVGLLAVLG
- the atpB gene encoding F0F1 ATP synthase subunit A: MFKKLLLTVLLSVFSTFVSFSQDEQTAPVNAVHEEADADFVERHEDHAEEAFDMGGMIMHHILDEHGWEFAHGVKLPLPVILYSQEHGIDVFSSARFDENSGVYGPYVNHHEKISLADDHHATVWDFSITKNVASLFLSAIILIAVFLAVGRGYKKNKGKAPSGIQSFFEPVILTIRDEVVKPNIGPKYKAYLPYMLTLFFFILVNNLVGLTPGAANLTGNIAVTLTLAIFTFVIVHVKANKNYWMHLVAPPGVPGWLKPLFWIIEAIGVFMKPASLTIRLFANITGGHIILLSFIGLIFLFKNYAVGGGVWAIGTMMSLIEILVAFIQAYIFTLLSSMYIGSAIEEHHDH